Proteins encoded in a region of the uncultured Paludibaculum sp. genome:
- a CDS encoding nucleoside phosphorylase, which yields MSQPPIPLLDHLLGQPSAFTPEDLIAAVRAERALPDKPVPPVCVLDFDGDLTDWLVSVRAVLPCADWGCFHTKMYVLDVDGMSCGIIPRTIGGPYAVLVAEQLASSGARVALGLTSAGRVSRSLPVPSLVIATQAIRDEGTSYHYLAPQDEALCRPDVTDALLSELSSLDLPVSSGLVWTTDAPYRETLQQLEQHSDAGALAVEMQAASLFAFGAARQFPVGVVAHVTNAVGHTEEQFDKGEAQLSFEILKSICRAGRRMLTGLERGRNIDSHTA from the coding sequence ATGAGCCAACCTCCCATCCCATTGCTCGACCACCTGCTTGGGCAGCCCTCGGCTTTCACGCCCGAAGACCTGATCGCCGCGGTTCGAGCGGAGCGTGCCCTGCCAGACAAGCCGGTTCCACCGGTCTGTGTTCTCGATTTCGACGGCGATCTGACCGACTGGCTCGTGTCCGTGCGGGCGGTGCTGCCTTGCGCTGACTGGGGGTGCTTTCACACGAAGATGTACGTGCTCGATGTCGATGGCATGTCCTGCGGCATCATTCCCCGCACCATCGGGGGCCCATACGCCGTCCTGGTCGCCGAGCAACTGGCCTCCTCCGGCGCGCGAGTTGCTTTGGGATTAACGTCTGCCGGTCGGGTCAGCCGCTCGCTCCCGGTGCCCAGTTTGGTGATTGCGACTCAGGCCATACGTGATGAAGGCACGTCCTACCACTACTTGGCACCGCAGGACGAGGCCCTGTGCCGGCCGGACGTCACCGACGCCCTTCTGAGCGAATTGAGCTCACTCGACCTGCCAGTGTCATCCGGTCTGGTGTGGACCACCGATGCGCCGTATCGGGAGACGCTGCAGCAACTGGAGCAGCACAGCGATGCTGGAGCTTTGGCCGTGGAGATGCAGGCCGCCTCGCTATTCGCCTTCGGCGCGGCGCGTCAATTCCCTGTCGGGGTGGTGGCACACGTCACGAACGCCGTCGGCCACACGGAAGAGCAGTTTGACAAGGGTGAGGCTCAACTGAGCTTCGAGATTCTTAAGTCCATTTGCCGGGCTGGCCGCCGTATGTTGACGGGCTTGGAACGCGGCCGGAACATCGATTCACACACGGCGTGA